In Papaver somniferum cultivar HN1 chromosome 1, ASM357369v1, whole genome shotgun sequence, a genomic segment contains:
- the LOC113356840 gene encoding trihelix transcription factor GT-2-like, whose translation MIEQKEKDRISEEVVNKMMKKQEDMYKVLLEKQEDKYKVALEKQENMYKALLETIEQKEKDRITREEIWRNLETERIRKETEQMEKDRITREETWRNLENERMGKEEERRAEDSRRSLAVLSLVGKFLGQQVIDNAGPLGQQEINTPQSIEQQKINVPQSSEIISHDQSGQKKQMFHNWTKHEAQALISVRMAIEQKFRPGARKSRISWEEISLGMASMGITKTAKQCRDKWETMIKCFKRAEKSGRTKAENAKTCPYFQELDMFYGKLLIDPEKAPKAETETS comes from the coding sequence ATGATAGAGCAAAAGGAGAAAGATAGGATTAGTGAGGAAGTGGTGAATAAAATGATGAAGAAGCAAGAGGATATGTATAAGGTATTACTTGAAAAGCAAGAGGATAAGTACAAGGTAGCACTGGAGAAGCAAGAGAATATGTACAAGGCATTGCTCGAGACAATAGAGCAGAAGGAGAAAGATAGGATTACAAGAGAAGAAATTTGGAGGAATCTTGAAACGGAAAGGATTAGGAAAGAGACGGAGCAGATGGAGAAAGATAGGATTACAAGAGAAGAAACTTGGAGAAACCTTGAAAACGAAAGGATGGGGAAAGAGGAGGAGAGGAGGGCTGAAGACTCTCGTCGAAGTTTGGCTGTCCTTTCGCTGGTAGGGAAGTTCTTGGGACAGCAGGTAATCGATAATGCAGGACCCCTTGGACAGCAGGAAATTAATACTCCACAATCCATAGAGCAGCAGAAAATCAATGTTCCGCAGTCTTCGGAAATAATTTCGCATGATCAGAGTGGTCAGAAAAAACAAATGTTTCATAATTGGACTAAACATGAAGCACAAGCCTTAATCTCCGTACGAATGGCAATAGAGCAAAAATTCCGACCTGGTGCTAGAAAATCTCGAATTTCGTGGGAAGAGATATCTCTGGGAATGGCGTCAATGGGAATTACTAAGACTGCAAAGCAGTGTAGAGATAAATGGGAGACTATGATCAAGTGCTTCAAGAGAGCAGAGAAAAGTGGCAGAACAAAGGCAGAAAATGCAAAGACATGCCCATATTTTCAAGAACTGGATATGTTTTACGGAAAACTTCTCATTGATCCTGAAAAGGCTCCCAAGGCTGAAACCGAAACTAGTTAA
- the LOC113356848 gene encoding uncharacterized protein LOC113356848, which translates to MAGETKKLHPAFAVTNIKTLIPILLDIKQDKYSSWVFLFELHLQAHNLVFLIDGSATPTDLDAATIKKLDALCRQWMFSSMAKDLMLTVLKSGKTAKEIWDHLKKLFQDNKGSRAATLESKFVNLKFTDCNGVDDYCDKLKSFSDRLSDLDFPMNDKCLVIQLVNGLTEEYNTVASFIQQSMPSFDSSRSQLRTEEIRRSQQTLNPTPTALAAAASPVQRQNQRKHRPSNSKRGPRPPSSGNVNWTQSPAAQPPLLPTPSMHHTAHQTPGYSRQPNYHPHWSPYWPVPPCPYPTTPAWQPRPPQQH; encoded by the coding sequence ATGGCCGGTGAAACGAAAAAGTTACATCCAGCCTTTGCTGTCACCAACATCAAAACTCTTATACCCATTCTCCTGGACATCAAACAGGATAAATATTCTTCATGGGTTTTCCTTTTCGAACTCCATCTCCAAGCTCATAATCTAGTTTTTCTCATTGACGGCTCAGCAACTCCAACAGATCTTGATGCCGCTACCATAAAAAAGCTAGATGCACTCTGTCGCCAGTGGATGTTCTCTTCCATGGCCAAAGATTTGATGCTCACCGTTCTCAAATCAGGCAAAACTGCTAAAGAAATCTGGGATCACCTCAAGAAGCTCTTTCAAGACAACAAAGGCAGCCGCGCAGCAACCCTTGAAAGTAAGTTTGTTAACCTTAAATTTACTGACTGTAATGGTGTTGATGATTACTGTGATAAACTTAAATCGTTCTCCGACCGATTAAGTGATCTCGACTTCCCGATGAATGACAAGTGTTTGGTTATTCAACTTGTCAATGGCCTTACGGAGGAATACAACACTGTTGCATCTTTCATTCAACAGTCCATGCCTAGTTTTGATTCTTCCAGATCTCAACTGAGAACGGAAGAGATAAGGCGttctcaacaaaccctaaatccTACACCGACGGCACTGGCTGCTGCTGCCTCCCCCGTGCAGCGCCAAAATCAGCGAAAACATCGTCCCAGCAACAGCAAACGTGGTCCACGACCACCCTCCAGCGGTAATGTTAACTGGACCCAAAGCCCAGCGGCCCAACCACCTCTCCTGCCAACTCCCAGCATGCATCACACGGCCCATCAGACTCCAGGCTACTCCCGTCAGCCCAACTACCATCCTCACTGGTCTCCCTACTGGCCTGTGCCTCCCTGCCCGTACCCTACAACCCCTGCTTGGCAACCACGCCCTCCACAACAACACTAA
- the LOC113356857 gene encoding uncharacterized protein LOC113356857 — protein sequence MKRELAMTDLGPLHHFFGIYVNRSSSGLYLSQSVYAKDIIARASMTNCNPVATPVDTNSKLSATSGPVIEDPTLYRSLDGALQYLTFTRPDISYAVQQVCLFTHDPREPYMLALKRILRYLKGTLDHGLFTSATTLTGLTAYSDVDWAGCPDSRRSTSGYCIFLGDNLVSWSSTRQATVSRSSAEAEYRGVANAVVETTWLRKLLLELHLPLRRATIVYCDNVSGVYMSGDSVQHQRTKHVVIDIHFVRDRVRIGDIHVLHIPSENQYADIFTKGLPRQLFTRLRATLSVFSSPAPTKGV from the coding sequence ATGAAACGAGAGCTTGCCATGACTGATCTTGGCCCGCTGCAtcatttttttggtatttatgtTAACCGCTCATCTTCAGGCCTCTATTTGTCTCAGTCAGTTTACGCGAAGGACATCATTGCTCGTGCATCTATGACAAACTGTAATCCTGTGGCCACACCAGTTGATACCAATTCGAAACTAAGTGCAACATCCGGTCCTGTGATCGAGGATCCTACTTTATACCGAAGCCTGGATGGGGCTCTTCAGTACCTCACCTTCACTAGACCGGACATTTCTTATGCAGTTCAGCAGGTATGTTTGTTTACGCATGACCCTAGGGAGCCTTACATGCTGGCCCTTAAGAGAATCCTTCGTTATCTTAAGGGTACACTTGATCATGGCTTGTTCACGTCTGCTACTACACTCACTGGATTAACTGCTTATTCTGACGTTGATTGGGCTGGGTGTCCGGATTCTCGTCGATCCACTTCCGGATACTGCATCTTTCTAGGTGACAACCTAGTTTCCTGGTCTTCTACGCGTCAGGCAACTGTCTCTCGCTCaagtgctgaagctgaatatcggggAGTGGCCAATGCTGTTGTAGAGACTACTTGGCTTCGCAAATTACTTCTTGAGCTTCATCTACCTCTACGACGTGCCACCATTGTATATTGTGATAACGTCAGTGGCGTCTATATGTCTGGCGACTCTGTGCAACATCAACGCACCAAACATGTGGTGATTGATATACATTTTGTTCGTGATCGCGTTCGTATTGGTGATATTCATGTACTACACATCCCTTCGGAAAATCAATATGCTGATATTTTTACCAAGGGGCTTCCACGACAGCTATTTACTCGTTTACGTGCTACTCTGAGCGTCTTCTCTTCTCCCGCtccgactaagggggtgtaa
- the LOC113356861 gene encoding trihelix transcription factor GT-2-like, producing MEQKEKDRITREETWRNLERERMRKEKETRAQDTHRSLALLSLLEKFCGQQEIYTPQSKGQQVIAPSPEIVLPDQSGQEKQRLKRWPKHEIQALISLRMAMPQKMLTGATKFGMWEEISLPMASMGFTKTAKKCKQKWENINKYFKRAARSGKRRAENVKTCPYFQELDMF from the coding sequence ATGGAGCAGAAGGAGAAAGATAGGATTACAAGAGAAGAAACTTGGAGGAATCTTGAAAGGGAAAGGATGAGGAAAGAAAAGGAGACGAGGGCTCAAGACACTCATCGAAGTTTAGCTCTCCTTTCGCTCTTAGAGAAGTTCTGCGGGCAACAGGAAATTTATACTCCACAATCCAAGGGGCAGCAGGTAATCGCGCCGTCTCCAGAAATAGTTTTGCCTGATCAGAGTGGTCAGGAAAAGCAAAGGCTTAAGAGATGGCCTAAACATGAAATACAAGCCTTAATCTCCCTTCGAATGGCAATGCCGCAGAAAATGCTAACTGGTGCCACAAAATTTGGAATGTGGGAAGAGATATCTCTGCCAATGGCTTCAATGGGATTCACTAAGACTGCGAAGAAGTGCAAACAGAAGTGGGAGAATATTAACAAGTACTTTAAGAGAGCAGCGAGAAGTGGCAAAAGGAGAGCGGAAAATGTAAAGACATGCCCATATTTTCAAGAACTGGATATGTTTTAA
- the LOC113356871 gene encoding uncharacterized protein LOC113356871, producing MSTSSSSNQSVAVSIFSGENYDFWSVKMKTYFLSQDLWDVFESGVTTMTETTATTPEQQKKLKNMKLNDHKALYTIQMAIDDTIFPRIMGATTAKEAWILLKNEFQGNEKVRTVKLQSLRRDLENIKMKDSETSKYYYSRVKEIVNQMKSYGENIGDKKLVEKILISLTDKYDPIVTAIEESKDIANLSATELMGSLEAYKQRLSRRNETPIESAFQSKFSMNTRSYGDKCEDKNISKEVKDNYGEERWRKDNPPCRFCKRQTI from the coding sequence ATGTCGACAAGTAGCAGCTCAAATCAATCAGTAGCTGTGTCAATTTTTTCTGGAGAGAATTACGATTTCTGGAGTGTCAAAATGAAAACGTACTTCCTATCTCAAGACTTATGGGATGTTTTCGAAAGCGGTGTAACAACAATGACTGAAACTACAGCAACCACTCCGGAGCAACAAAAGAAACtgaaaaacatgaaattgaatgaTCACAAAGCCTTGTACACAATTCAGATGGCAATAGATGACACAATTTTTCCGCGAATTATGGGAGCTACAACAGCAAAAGAGGCATGGATTTTGCTGAAGAATGAGTTTCAAGGAAACGAAAAGGTACGAACGGTTAAATTACAATCACTAAGAAGAGATTTAGAGAACATTAAAATGAAAGATTCAGAAACTTCAAAATATTACTACTCGAGAGTAAAGGAGATAGTCAATCAAATGAAAAGTTATGGAGAAAACATTGGTGATAAGAAGTTGGTGGAAAAAATTCTGATTAGCCTCACCGACAAATATGACCCGATAGTCACTGCAATTGAAGAGTCGAAAGATATCGCAAATCTTTCGGCGACGGAACTTATGGGTTCGCTTGAAGCCTATAAACAAAGGTTAAGCAGGCGTAATGAAACTCCAATTGAGAGTGCATTTCAGTCTAAATTTAGTATGAATACTCGAAGCTACGGAGACAAATGTGAAGACAAAAATATTTCTAAAGAAGTAAAAGACAACTACGGGGAGGAAAGATGGAGGAAAGATAATCCACCATGTAGATTTTGTAAAAGACAAACCATTTAG